In the Leifsonia sp. 466MF genome, one interval contains:
- a CDS encoding aminodeoxychorismate lyase, which yields MTRATLLTITTPTGTPEAGDPGFVVSDFDAPQVRVTDLSVTRGDGVFETIAVIDGHPQALEPHLARLAHSAALLDLPAPALDVWREAVRAGVADYLTRNGDRDAELYAKLIYSRGIEGSGVPSGWLFVDLGEDFSRARLGIRVVTLDRGYRHDVAETSPWLLAGAKTLSYAINRAAQREAVRRGADDVLFVSSDGYALEGPTSNVVTLTDGVVRTPNTDQGILAGTTQAAVFDFFESRGLRTEFAPLTLDDVTAADALWLVSSVRQAAPVTHLDEREYPVDAALTAELNAYLLARTE from the coding sequence ATGACGCGCGCGACACTCCTCACCATCACCACGCCGACCGGGACCCCGGAGGCCGGCGATCCCGGGTTCGTGGTGTCCGACTTCGACGCGCCGCAGGTGCGCGTCACCGATCTGTCGGTCACCCGCGGCGACGGCGTCTTCGAGACGATCGCCGTCATCGACGGCCACCCGCAGGCGCTCGAACCGCACCTCGCGCGACTGGCGCACTCCGCCGCGCTGCTCGACCTCCCGGCCCCGGCGCTCGACGTCTGGCGGGAGGCCGTGCGCGCTGGCGTCGCCGACTACCTGACCCGCAACGGCGACCGGGATGCGGAGCTCTACGCCAAGCTCATCTACAGCCGCGGGATCGAGGGCTCTGGCGTCCCGAGCGGCTGGCTGTTCGTGGATCTGGGCGAGGACTTCTCGCGGGCCCGCCTCGGCATCCGGGTGGTCACCCTCGATCGCGGGTACCGCCACGACGTCGCCGAGACGTCGCCCTGGCTGCTCGCCGGCGCGAAGACGCTGTCGTACGCGATCAACCGCGCCGCGCAGCGCGAGGCGGTCCGCCGCGGGGCCGATGACGTGCTCTTCGTCAGCAGCGACGGCTACGCACTCGAGGGCCCCACCTCGAACGTCGTGACCCTCACCGACGGCGTCGTCCGCACGCCGAACACCGACCAGGGCATCCTCGCCGGGACCACGCAGGCGGCCGTCTTCGACTTCTTCGAGAGCCGCGGTCTGCGGACGGAGTTCGCTCCCCTGACCCTTGACGACGTGACCGCCGCCGACGCCCTCTGGCTGGTGTCGAGCGTCCGCCAGGCGGCGCCCGTCACGCACCTGGACGAGCGCGAGTACCCGGTGGATGCGGCCCTCACCGCTGAG
- a CDS encoding acylphosphatase has translation MIRKRAIVSGGVQGVGFRWGAREAAQRLGVTGWARNRLDGTVEAEIEGTPEQVDGMLDWLRTGPPGASVSNVAVSDLPLAHDDAFRIHETH, from the coding sequence GTGATCCGCAAGAGAGCGATCGTGTCCGGGGGCGTGCAGGGCGTCGGGTTCCGCTGGGGTGCGCGGGAGGCCGCGCAGCGCCTCGGCGTGACCGGATGGGCGCGCAACCGCCTCGACGGAACGGTCGAGGCCGAGATCGAGGGCACGCCGGAGCAGGTCGACGGGATGCTCGACTGGCTGCGCACCGGGCCGCCGGGCGCATCCGTCTCGAACGTCGCCGTCTCCGACCTCCCGCTCGCCCACGACGACGCCTTCCGCATCCACGAAACCCACTGA
- a CDS encoding DUF7059 domain-containing protein codes for MSAPAVPAAERIPDLRSDLIRAGLTVDALTDLWGEEAADALHRGQRVPAERALRRRGPSALATLARLFVLGRPVPRDEVAEALPELGIDGALGLELVTVEGDTVASAVDLRPYGFVDAAGPAEWWIVSDLGELALGHALPEDHVLGVGGASLTLSGLMLQTPVDSALDLGTGCGIQAMHAARHARRVVATDISPRALRLAALNLALNEIDGVELRLGSMFEPVAGERFDHIVSNPPFVITPRVEGVPAYEYRDGGMVGDGLVASFVSRCGEHLQPGGVAQLLGNWEYRGPGDGLQRVRDWVDASPVPLDAWVIERDVEDAVRYSETWIRDGGTRPGTPEFERLLGAWLDDFEAREVRSVGFGYLLLRRSAGVPTLRRFERLHGSLGANEAGLGVHLGEALAAHDLQAALTDDELGRLRPVVAGDVTEERHLWPGADAPTAILLRQGGGFGRTVSADTGLAALVGACDGELSVAAIVAALAQLLEVDDDALLADLLPAVRGMLVDGFLRA; via the coding sequence ATGAGCGCACCCGCCGTCCCGGCCGCCGAACGCATCCCCGACCTCCGGTCCGACCTCATCCGCGCCGGCCTCACGGTCGACGCGCTGACCGACCTCTGGGGCGAGGAGGCGGCGGATGCCCTGCACCGCGGGCAGCGCGTCCCGGCGGAGCGGGCGCTGCGACGCCGCGGCCCCTCGGCGCTGGCAACGCTCGCCCGCCTGTTCGTGCTCGGCCGGCCGGTCCCGCGCGACGAGGTCGCCGAAGCCCTCCCCGAGCTCGGGATCGACGGTGCGCTCGGCCTCGAACTCGTCACCGTCGAGGGCGATACGGTCGCTTCGGCGGTCGACCTCCGCCCGTACGGCTTCGTGGATGCGGCGGGCCCTGCCGAGTGGTGGATCGTCTCCGACCTCGGCGAGCTCGCCCTCGGCCACGCACTGCCCGAGGACCATGTGCTCGGCGTCGGCGGCGCATCCCTCACCCTCAGCGGACTGATGCTGCAGACCCCCGTCGACAGCGCGCTCGACCTCGGGACGGGATGCGGCATCCAGGCGATGCACGCCGCACGCCACGCCCGCCGGGTCGTCGCGACCGACATCTCGCCGCGCGCCCTCCGCCTGGCGGCCCTGAACCTCGCGCTCAACGAGATCGACGGCGTCGAGCTGCGGCTCGGGAGCATGTTCGAGCCGGTCGCCGGCGAGCGTTTCGACCACATCGTGTCCAATCCGCCGTTCGTCATCACGCCGCGGGTGGAGGGTGTTCCCGCGTACGAGTACCGCGACGGCGGCATGGTCGGCGACGGCCTGGTGGCCTCCTTCGTGAGCCGATGCGGCGAGCACCTGCAGCCCGGCGGGGTCGCGCAGCTGCTCGGCAACTGGGAGTACCGCGGCCCCGGCGACGGTCTCCAGCGTGTGCGCGACTGGGTGGACGCGTCCCCCGTCCCGCTCGACGCCTGGGTCATCGAGCGCGACGTCGAGGACGCGGTGCGTTACTCGGAGACGTGGATCCGCGACGGCGGCACCCGCCCGGGCACCCCGGAGTTCGAGCGGCTGCTCGGCGCGTGGCTCGACGACTTCGAGGCCCGCGAGGTGCGCTCGGTCGGGTTCGGGTACCTGCTGCTCCGTCGGTCGGCGGGCGTGCCGACGCTGCGCCGGTTCGAGAGGCTGCACGGTTCGCTCGGCGCCAACGAGGCAGGGCTCGGCGTGCACCTGGGCGAGGCGCTGGCAGCGCATGATCTGCAGGCCGCACTGACGGACGATGAGCTCGGCCGCTTGCGACCGGTGGTCGCCGGCGACGTGACGGAGGAGCGGCACCTGTGGCCGGGCGCCGACGCGCCGACGGCGATCCTGCTCCGGCAGGGTGGAGGGTTCGGGCGGACGGTGTCGGCCGACACCGGACTCGCGGCGCTGGTCGGCGCGTGCGACGGCGAGCTGTCCGTCGCGGCGATCGTTGCGGCGCTGGCGCAGCTGCTGGAGGTCGACGACGACGCGCTGCTCGCTGACCTCCTGCCCGCCGTGCGGGGCATGCTCGTCGACGGCTTCCTGCGCGCCTGA
- a CDS encoding metallophosphoesterase family protein, protein MKLLLISDTHVPKRARALPAQVLAAVDVADVVIHAGDWVDAATLDLLEQRARRLVGVWGNNDGPELRRRLPEVAHVELGGLRFTVVHETGPATGREMRAERDHPDADVLVFGHSHIPWDTVSPRGLRLLNPGSPTDRRRQPVCTYLTLDVADGRIADVTLVPVERS, encoded by the coding sequence GTGAAGCTGCTCCTGATCTCCGACACGCACGTCCCGAAACGCGCTCGCGCCCTGCCCGCCCAGGTGCTGGCGGCGGTGGATGTGGCCGATGTCGTCATCCATGCCGGGGACTGGGTGGATGCGGCGACGCTCGACCTGCTGGAGCAGCGCGCACGGCGGCTCGTCGGCGTCTGGGGCAACAACGACGGACCCGAGCTGCGGCGGCGACTGCCGGAGGTCGCGCACGTGGAGCTGGGCGGGCTGCGGTTCACGGTCGTGCACGAGACCGGCCCGGCGACCGGCCGCGAAATGCGGGCGGAACGCGACCACCCGGATGCGGACGTGCTGGTGTTCGGGCACTCGCACATCCCGTGGGACACGGTGTCGCCGCGCGGGCTCCGCCTCCTCAACCCCGGCTCGCCGACGGATCGGCGACGGCAGCCGGTCTGCACCTACCTGACGCTGGACGTCGCGGACGGGCGGATCGCCGACGTCACGCTGGTGCCGGTCGAACGCAGCTGA
- a CDS encoding aldo/keto reductase, whose amino-acid sequence MDLRNLGNSGTIVSEFALGTMTFGAEADEQTSHAILERYLDAGGNFIDTADVYTTGASESIIGRWLARNPGRRDGVVIATKGRFPMGGGPNDLGLSRTHLRTALDASLRRLGVDHIDLYQMHAWDALTPIEETLRFLDDAVTAGKISYYGFSNYLGWQLTKAAQVARANGWAAPVTLQPQYSLIVRGIEHEVVPAALDANIGLLPWSPLAGGWLSGKYRRDEPPTGATRLGENPTRGMEAWEARNADPRTWEIIDAVDAVASETGASASQVSLAWLSDRPAVTSVILGARTVEQLEDNLGAADLELTDEQRARLDEASTPRTDIYPYGEQAIQQRHRKREGGR is encoded by the coding sequence ATGGATCTACGCAACCTCGGAAACAGCGGAACGATCGTGTCGGAGTTCGCCCTCGGCACGATGACCTTCGGAGCGGAGGCGGACGAGCAGACCTCGCACGCCATCCTGGAGCGCTACCTCGACGCGGGCGGCAACTTCATCGACACGGCGGACGTGTACACGACAGGCGCCTCGGAGTCGATCATCGGCCGGTGGCTGGCCCGCAACCCGGGTCGCCGCGACGGGGTGGTGATCGCGACGAAGGGCCGGTTCCCGATGGGCGGCGGCCCCAACGACCTCGGCCTCTCGCGCACCCACCTCCGCACCGCGCTCGACGCCTCCCTGCGGCGGCTCGGCGTCGACCACATCGACCTGTACCAGATGCACGCGTGGGATGCGCTGACGCCGATCGAGGAGACCCTGCGGTTCCTCGACGACGCCGTCACCGCGGGCAAGATCTCGTACTACGGCTTCTCGAACTACCTCGGCTGGCAGCTGACGAAGGCGGCGCAGGTCGCCCGCGCGAACGGGTGGGCCGCGCCGGTCACCCTGCAGCCGCAGTACAGCCTGATCGTGCGGGGCATCGAGCACGAGGTGGTGCCGGCTGCTCTGGATGCGAACATCGGCCTCCTGCCGTGGTCGCCGCTCGCGGGCGGCTGGCTGAGCGGCAAGTACCGTCGTGACGAGCCGCCGACGGGCGCGACGCGCCTCGGCGAGAACCCGACCCGCGGCATGGAGGCGTGGGAGGCCCGCAACGCCGACCCGCGGACGTGGGAGATCATCGACGCGGTGGATGCGGTCGCGAGCGAGACCGGAGCATCCGCCTCGCAGGTGTCGCTGGCCTGGCTGAGCGATCGCCCGGCGGTCACATCCGTCATCCTCGGCGCCCGGACGGTCGAGCAGCTGGAGGACAACCTCGGCGCGGCCGACCTGGAGCTGACCGACGAGCAGCGGGCACGCCTCGACGAGGCGAGCACGCCGCGCACCGACATCTACCCGTACGGCGAGCAGGCGATCCAGCAGCGTCACCGGAAGCGCGAGGGCGGCCGCTGA
- a CDS encoding WapI family immunity protein — MRLQDEGGDRSVELRPAAYDSASDRVVVDAVVEDGARRWTLTDACLTDDEARDLAAWLAGIADDTTAADDEWTSLTFASTVISLSGHRIPGGTVELRMAVLRMAAAGGGTADVVVGLRAPQAAVSAAARDLLLELDGLRR; from the coding sequence GTGAGACTGCAGGACGAGGGCGGCGACCGCAGCGTCGAGCTACGGCCGGCCGCCTACGACTCGGCGAGCGACCGCGTGGTCGTCGACGCGGTCGTGGAGGACGGCGCCCGGCGCTGGACGCTGACCGACGCCTGCCTGACCGACGACGAGGCGAGGGACTTGGCGGCATGGCTCGCCGGCATCGCCGACGACACCACGGCCGCCGACGACGAGTGGACGTCGCTCACGTTCGCCTCCACCGTCATCTCGCTCAGCGGCCACCGCATCCCGGGCGGGACGGTCGAACTGCGGATGGCGGTGCTGCGCATGGCGGCGGCCGGCGGCGGCACCGCGGATGTCGTGGTCGGTCTGCGTGCGCCGCAGGCGGCGGTCAGCGCCGCCGCCCGCGACCTCCTCCTGGAGCTCGACGGCCTCCGCCGCTAG
- a CDS encoding NADPH-dependent FMN reductase — protein MADMATINELQPPYKVGYFVGSLSTSSVNRTLSRALLRLAPSDLVFTEIPIGELPLYNRDFDGDFPPVAREFKALIAQQDALLFITPEYNRSIPGALKNAIDWASRPYGENVIARKATAVIGASPGQIGTAVAQQQLRSVLSFLQAPQMNAPEAYIWMRPGLIEEDGTVTDPGTEEFLRGFMNAFFEYIERVLTVVPSAS, from the coding sequence ATGGCGGACATGGCGACGATCAACGAACTCCAACCTCCGTACAAAGTCGGCTACTTCGTGGGCAGCCTGTCCACGAGCTCCGTCAACCGCACGCTCTCCCGCGCCCTGCTCCGGCTGGCTCCGTCCGACCTCGTGTTCACCGAGATCCCCATCGGCGAGCTGCCCCTCTACAACCGCGACTTCGACGGCGACTTCCCGCCGGTCGCCCGCGAGTTCAAGGCGCTCATCGCCCAGCAGGATGCGCTCCTCTTCATCACGCCGGAGTACAACCGGTCCATCCCGGGCGCGCTGAAGAACGCGATCGACTGGGCCAGCCGCCCCTACGGCGAGAACGTCATCGCGCGCAAGGCGACCGCCGTCATCGGGGCGTCGCCCGGACAGATCGGGACGGCCGTCGCACAGCAGCAGCTGCGCAGCGTCCTCAGCTTCCTCCAGGCGCCGCAGATGAACGCACCGGAGGCCTACATCTGGATGCGCCCCGGCCTCATCGAGGAGGACGGCACCGTCACCGATCCGGGGACGGAGGAGTTCCTCCGCGGCTTCATGAACGCGTTCTTCGAGTACATCGAGCGCGTGCTGACGGTGGTGCCGAGCGCATCGTGA
- a CDS encoding helix-turn-helix transcriptional regulator: MRAPASSPTLIGRESDLVALRDALRDAQEGEPQAVVIGGEAGIGKTRLLEEFLSAQESTATVLLGRCVDLGDDAAPYAPFAAVLRRLIQTVGLERVLDATGSGAGVLSALLPELADESAVPPRTGAERLYELVTVLLEKISGDRPVILAIEDVQWADRSTLELLRFIVRMAEGGRLLVVLTYRSDEVPRGHVLRSWLPELERTRRVTRWELSRLGPEQVAELVAELLGRVPDDPSLARVTELSEGVPFFVEELVCIDGLQSGDDLPETLRELVLARFERLSDPAQRLLRVLAAGGVCVTHELLAAVFEGTPDELDAGAREAVVANLLSADSTEYAFRHALVREAIHADLLPGERTRFHARYAEALEQSPQRSAVQLSSHWLAAHDVRRAFLASLEAMEEAKRSYAYATTAAMGDRVLELWDRIPDAETLSGRDRASVIARTASALRNAGNNERALALVESALAEADDLAPSRRARLLRDKGQYLANLNRPGSAELLEEALALVPPEAVSPGDPLRPHLLTELAAQRMLAGLFDIAIETARAAIAEAEAAAPSMRSVAHNILAASLVECGRIDEGFAEFEIAGRLAVGDAGATLRYAVNASDALNSVGQYAEAVRLAESGVAQARERGVERTSGVWLAANTAEPLIALGQYERAEEMLRIALGFDDRTGVTAQLQRARLWVWHGEPQRAEALLRRLRTPLRALAELEQQTRLSLARVSAEVAIALGDYDRAWAETRGIGSLPFRSLPGYDLPVLASASRALAELAVRGDGIPGSTAGAAGDDGGALDVLAEAARLEATLDRLRSWPTATAWAPLVEAELATARAAVSDTADRAGRYADALAAWERAIVAADHAVAPAHLRPYALLRGARVALAAGERSRADALVAEGRQAAAGYGIPLLVHVADALGEHPAGRPAAVATAHGQPLTEREEQVLALIEQGLSNKQIGERLYISAKTASVHVSSILRKTGASSRTEAVYLASKPLP, from the coding sequence ATGCGAGCACCGGCGTCGAGCCCCACATTGATCGGACGGGAGTCCGATCTGGTGGCGCTGCGCGACGCGCTCCGCGATGCTCAGGAGGGGGAGCCGCAGGCCGTCGTGATCGGCGGCGAGGCGGGCATCGGCAAGACCCGGCTGCTGGAGGAGTTCCTGTCGGCCCAGGAGTCGACGGCCACCGTGCTGCTCGGCCGTTGCGTCGATCTGGGCGACGACGCCGCGCCGTACGCGCCGTTCGCCGCGGTGCTCCGCCGCCTCATCCAGACGGTCGGGCTGGAGCGTGTGCTCGACGCGACGGGCTCAGGGGCCGGGGTGCTGTCGGCTCTGCTGCCCGAACTCGCCGACGAGTCGGCGGTGCCTCCGCGCACCGGCGCCGAGCGGCTCTACGAGCTCGTGACGGTGCTGCTGGAGAAGATCTCCGGCGATCGGCCCGTCATCCTGGCGATCGAAGACGTGCAGTGGGCCGACCGCTCGACGCTCGAGCTGCTCCGGTTCATCGTGCGGATGGCCGAGGGAGGGCGTCTCCTGGTCGTCCTCACCTACCGCAGCGACGAGGTGCCGCGCGGCCACGTCCTGCGGTCATGGCTGCCGGAGCTGGAGCGCACCCGGCGCGTGACGCGCTGGGAGCTCTCCCGCCTGGGCCCGGAGCAGGTCGCCGAGCTGGTGGCGGAGCTCCTCGGGCGCGTGCCCGACGATCCCTCCCTCGCCCGGGTCACGGAGCTGAGCGAAGGCGTGCCGTTCTTCGTCGAGGAGCTGGTGTGCATCGACGGCCTGCAGTCCGGCGACGACCTCCCCGAGACCCTGCGCGAGCTGGTGCTCGCCCGGTTCGAGAGGCTGAGCGACCCGGCGCAGCGCCTGCTGCGCGTGCTGGCGGCGGGCGGTGTCTGCGTCACGCACGAACTGCTCGCGGCCGTCTTCGAGGGCACACCCGACGAGCTGGATGCGGGAGCCCGCGAGGCCGTCGTCGCCAACCTGCTGTCCGCCGACTCCACGGAGTACGCGTTCCGTCACGCGCTGGTCCGCGAGGCCATCCACGCCGACCTGCTACCGGGGGAGCGCACGCGCTTCCACGCCCGGTACGCCGAGGCGCTCGAGCAGAGCCCGCAGCGGTCCGCGGTGCAGCTCTCGTCGCACTGGCTCGCGGCGCACGATGTGCGGCGCGCCTTCCTCGCCTCGCTGGAGGCGATGGAGGAGGCCAAGCGCTCCTACGCGTACGCCACCACCGCGGCCATGGGCGACCGTGTGCTCGAGCTCTGGGATCGCATCCCGGACGCCGAGACCCTGAGCGGGCGCGACCGCGCGTCGGTGATCGCTCGCACGGCATCCGCCCTCCGCAACGCCGGCAACAACGAGCGGGCGCTGGCGCTGGTGGAATCCGCGCTGGCCGAAGCCGACGACCTGGCGCCGTCCCGGCGGGCACGGCTGCTGCGCGACAAGGGCCAGTACCTTGCGAACCTCAACCGCCCGGGCAGCGCCGAGCTCCTGGAGGAGGCGCTCGCCCTCGTGCCGCCGGAGGCGGTATCGCCGGGCGACCCCCTGCGGCCGCATCTGCTGACGGAGCTCGCGGCGCAGCGGATGCTCGCCGGGCTCTTCGACATCGCGATCGAGACGGCACGTGCCGCGATCGCGGAGGCCGAGGCGGCCGCGCCCTCGATGCGTTCCGTCGCCCACAACATCCTCGCGGCGTCGCTCGTCGAGTGCGGTCGCATCGACGAGGGGTTCGCCGAGTTCGAGATCGCCGGACGCCTCGCGGTCGGTGACGCGGGGGCAACGCTGCGCTATGCCGTCAACGCGTCGGACGCCCTGAACTCGGTCGGCCAGTACGCCGAGGCGGTCCGGTTGGCGGAGTCCGGGGTCGCGCAGGCGCGCGAGCGCGGAGTCGAGCGCACCTCCGGAGTCTGGCTCGCGGCCAACACGGCCGAGCCGCTGATCGCGCTCGGACAGTACGAGCGGGCGGAGGAGATGCTGCGCATCGCCCTCGGGTTCGACGACCGCACGGGCGTGACCGCCCAGCTGCAGCGAGCGCGTCTCTGGGTGTGGCACGGCGAGCCGCAGCGGGCGGAGGCGCTGCTCCGGCGGTTGCGGACACCCCTCCGCGCACTCGCCGAGCTGGAGCAGCAGACCCGGCTGTCGCTGGCGCGCGTGTCCGCCGAGGTGGCGATCGCGCTGGGCGACTACGACCGCGCGTGGGCCGAGACGCGGGGGATCGGCTCGCTGCCGTTCCGCTCGCTACCGGGGTACGACCTGCCGGTGCTGGCGTCCGCGTCGCGAGCGCTCGCCGAGCTCGCAGTCCGCGGCGACGGCATCCCTGGCTCGACTGCCGGTGCGGCCGGCGACGACGGCGGTGCGCTGGATGTCCTGGCAGAGGCCGCGCGCCTGGAGGCCACCCTCGACCGCCTGCGTTCCTGGCCGACGGCGACGGCGTGGGCACCGCTGGTCGAGGCCGAACTCGCGACCGCGCGCGCCGCGGTCTCGGATACCGCGGACCGCGCCGGGCGGTACGCCGACGCCCTCGCTGCCTGGGAACGCGCGATCGTCGCCGCGGATCACGCGGTGGCGCCCGCTCACCTGCGGCCGTACGCTCTGCTGCGCGGCGCACGTGTCGCCCTCGCCGCCGGGGAGCGTTCGCGGGCCGACGCGCTCGTCGCCGAGGGTCGTCAGGCGGCGGCCGGTTACGGCATCCCACTCCTCGTCCACGTCGCCGACGCTCTCGGCGAGCACCCCGCCGGTCGTCCCGCCGCGGTCGCGACTGCGCACGGCCAGCCGCTGACCGAGCGCGAGGAACAGGTACTCGCCCTCATCGAGCAGGGCCTCAGCAACAAACAGATCGGCGAACGCCTCTACATCAGCGCCAAGACTGCGAGCGTGCACGTGTCGAGCATCCTGCGCAAGACCGGAGCGTCCAGCCGCACGGAGGCCGTCTATCTGGCCTCGAAGCCGTTGCCCTGA
- a CDS encoding TraR/DksA family transcriptional regulator, with product MDERARADEPVTAELRLVSDEDVLTAEERNELGALLRERRRGDLAESQRMAESLGVLLASRSESTADDEHDPEGPTLSSEWSRLQALRSDAAHDIVAVDAALERLRMGTYGVCARCGQPIGVDRLRARPTAELCIRCAVAVES from the coding sequence ATGGATGAGCGGGCACGGGCCGACGAGCCGGTGACCGCCGAATTGCGGCTGGTGTCGGACGAGGACGTCCTCACCGCCGAGGAGCGGAACGAGCTGGGCGCACTGCTGCGCGAGCGGCGGCGCGGCGACCTCGCCGAGTCGCAGCGCATGGCGGAGTCGCTGGGCGTGCTGCTGGCGTCCCGGTCGGAGTCGACCGCCGACGACGAGCACGATCCGGAGGGCCCGACGCTGTCGTCGGAGTGGAGCCGGTTGCAGGCGTTGCGGTCGGATGCCGCACACGACATCGTCGCGGTGGATGCGGCGCTCGAGCGGCTGCGGATGGGCACCTACGGCGTGTGCGCACGCTGCGGGCAGCCGATCGGCGTGGACCGCCTGCGGGCGCGGCCGACCGCCGAGCTGTGCATCCGGTGCGCGGTCGCCGTCGAGAGCTGA
- a CDS encoding glutathione peroxidase, translated as MTVMDIPFHTIDGEQTSLAAFAGKVVLVVNVASRCGLAPQYEKLEKLQETYGDRGFTVVGFPSNQFLQELSSTDAIKEYCSTTWGVTFPMMEKVRLNGRNAHPLYQELTKSPDAEGKAGRVKWNFEKFVITPDGAVHRFRPQTEPDDPAILGLIEESLPAAA; from the coding sequence ATGACCGTGATGGACATCCCCTTCCACACCATCGACGGCGAGCAGACCTCCCTCGCGGCATTCGCCGGGAAAGTCGTCCTCGTCGTCAACGTCGCCTCTCGCTGCGGGCTCGCTCCGCAGTACGAGAAGCTCGAGAAGCTGCAGGAGACCTACGGCGACCGCGGGTTCACCGTCGTCGGGTTCCCGAGCAACCAGTTCCTCCAGGAGCTGAGCTCCACCGACGCCATCAAGGAGTACTGCTCCACCACCTGGGGCGTCACGTTCCCGATGATGGAGAAGGTGCGGCTGAACGGGCGCAACGCCCACCCGCTGTACCAGGAGCTGACCAAGTCGCCCGATGCGGAGGGCAAGGCCGGGCGGGTGAAGTGGAACTTCGAGAAGTTCGTGATCACGCCCGACGGCGCCGTGCACCGCTTCCGCCCGCAGACCGAGCCGGACGACCCGGCCATCCTCGGGCTGATCGAGGAGTCACTGCCGGCCGCAGCCTGA
- a CDS encoding L-serine ammonia-lyase — protein sequence MTAYVSAFDLFSIGIGPSSSHTVGPLRAAAAFASRLDDAGMLDRVDQVTCALYGSLGSTGIGHGTPDAVIAGLRGLQPETCRPEDVRGAWADLAPGATLQLAGRRSIPLSKDDIAFEPRTRLPGHPNALTLRAWGRDENGERSPLPLLEETYYSIGGGFIRRDGEEAELAARKAHPLPYDTAEELIAICDRESIPICEVARRNEVALHGEDATRERLDLIWEAMAECVARGLSGDGTLPGGLGVWRRAAKMRQHLESVQDDPGRATALEWLHAFALAVNEENASGGRVVTAPTNGAAGIVPAVAHYYLRFVPGASAEGIRQYLLTATAIGSLFKANASISGAEGGCQAEVGSACAMAAGALCAVLGGTPRQVENAAEIAMEHHLGLTCDPVGGLVQIPCIERNAIASSTAVSAARLALHGDGSHLVSLDTVIETMRQTGLDMSTKYKETSEGGLAVNVIEC from the coding sequence GTGACAGCGTACGTCTCGGCCTTCGACCTGTTCTCGATCGGCATCGGCCCGTCGAGTTCGCACACCGTCGGACCCCTCCGAGCGGCCGCCGCGTTCGCCTCGCGGCTCGACGACGCAGGGATGCTCGACCGCGTCGACCAGGTCACCTGCGCTCTCTACGGCTCGCTCGGCTCCACCGGCATCGGCCACGGGACACCGGACGCCGTCATCGCCGGACTCCGCGGGCTGCAGCCCGAGACCTGCCGCCCGGAAGACGTCCGCGGCGCCTGGGCGGACCTCGCCCCCGGCGCGACGCTCCAGCTCGCCGGCCGCCGCAGCATCCCGCTGTCGAAGGACGACATCGCCTTCGAACCGCGCACGCGCCTACCCGGCCACCCCAACGCCCTGACCCTGCGAGCCTGGGGCCGCGACGAGAACGGAGAGCGGTCACCGCTCCCCCTGCTCGAAGAGACCTACTACTCCATCGGCGGCGGATTCATCCGCCGCGACGGCGAGGAGGCCGAGCTCGCGGCACGCAAGGCGCATCCGCTCCCGTACGACACCGCCGAGGAGCTGATCGCGATCTGCGACCGGGAGTCGATCCCGATCTGCGAGGTCGCCCGCCGCAACGAGGTCGCACTGCACGGGGAGGACGCGACGCGCGAACGCCTCGACCTCATCTGGGAGGCCATGGCCGAGTGCGTCGCCCGCGGGCTCTCCGGCGACGGGACGCTGCCCGGCGGCCTCGGCGTCTGGCGCCGCGCCGCGAAGATGCGACAGCACCTGGAGTCGGTCCAGGACGACCCGGGCCGCGCCACCGCTCTCGAGTGGCTTCATGCGTTCGCGCTCGCGGTGAACGAGGAGAACGCGTCCGGCGGCCGGGTGGTCACCGCGCCGACGAACGGCGCGGCCGGCATCGTCCCGGCCGTCGCCCACTACTACCTGCGGTTCGTGCCCGGCGCCTCCGCCGAGGGCATCCGGCAGTACCTGCTCACCGCGACGGCGATCGGCTCGCTGTTCAAGGCCAACGCCTCCATCTCGGGAGCCGAGGGAGGCTGCCAAGCGGAAGTCGGATCGGCGTGCGCCATGGCGGCCGGCGCTCTGTGCGCGGTGCTCGGCGGAACCCCACGCCAGGTGGAGAACGCGGCCGAGATCGCGATGGAGCACCACCTCGGCCTCACGTGCGACCCGGTCGGCGGCCTGGTCCAGATCCCGTGCATCGAGCGCAATGCGATCGCCTCCTCGACGGCCGTGTCGGCCGCCCGCCTCGCCCTGCACGGCGACGGTTCGCACCTCGTGTCGCTCGACACCGTGATCGAGACCATGCGACAGACCGGTCTCGACATGTCGACCAAGTATAAGGAGACCAGCGAGGGCGGCCTGGCGGTCAACGTCATCGAGTGCTGA